The Arvicola amphibius chromosome 4, mArvAmp1.2, whole genome shotgun sequence genome includes the window TACTTGGCACCGAGATGCTAGCAATGGTTCTTAGTACTGTTAATCTTTTTTATAGTTATTCGGttggatttcttccttccttccttttttccgttatttctttctttcttttcttttttttttttgagacagggtctctctccatgtaaccctggctgtactggaacttgctatatagatcaaGTTGGCATGAGAATTTACAAAGAtccttctatctctgcctcccaagtgctaaaattaaaggcatgtgccgtcATGCCTAACCCTAatcttatacatacatatatatatatatgtatatatatgcgtgtgtgttaTAAgtaaactatataaatataaataaaaaaattatacataaatatatgtatgtgatgtAGGTATGTACCACTATTTTGccattttcaaataaagaaacaaagttttACTTTATCTTAatattcatgtatgcatgtgtgcctacaagtaagtgtgtgtatgtgctcactgGACATGCTATGGTGTAtatatggagatcagagaaagATCTTTGGGAGACCCTTCTCCACCATTTGGGGACCTAGGATCTAACCCAGGTTGACAACCTTGGTGGCTGCACTAACACACCAACCCAGATACAGGATGTTAGAGAACTCTGCTCATGACACATGAAACCTAAACTTCAGAGACCAGAACTGGCCAGGAGACCTGAATTTAGAACCCAGTTTACTCTCACTGCAGCACTGAACCATTTTCCCAGTCTGCCTCCTGGCCCTACTAACAGCATTGGTGGCAGGCGCTAATGTACCAGAGAACACACTGTGAGCAGACACTGGACTAACCgtcatggtctcattttcttatTGAAATCCGACAAGTCGTAGCTTGTGAGAAATATGATATGATGAGAGGGGACTTAACTTATTTTCCTCTCccatttcagaaaaatgaaaagagctTCATAATGTTTAAGAGCAGAACTCTACCCAGaaatgagatgagatgagatTAACCTCCCTGATCCATGTGCCCTGAGGTCAgcttcttctgtctcctttgtcTCCTGGGACAGCTTCCAACCTTGACACTAGAAAGAACTGAGTTCCTCCTTATGAAGCTGACATCTGAGGAAGCTGATGGTCGGCGTTCAACTAGAAAGGTCCCTGATTTCACCGAATCAATCCCTTATCCCAGATATAAGCAACAGTGCCAGCCCAGAGTAAATcagaaaataacaaagacaatAATCCTTTACACTAAGTTTACTTAATATCTAACCAAAATAGAATAATTCcttattaaaagttttttaaatgaaattttaaataaatgccagCAAAATGACACCACATATAATGGCACTTCCCTGAGACCTGAGTCCACTCCCCTCATCTCATACAGGGCAAGGGGAAAGCAGGTGCCTCTAAGTTTCTCTCTTATCTCCACATGCCATCCATGGCTcatgagcagagagagaaagagagagagagagagagagagagagagagagagagagagagagagagagagagagagattaatttattaaaatgtaataaaattaaaactttaagtaAAAGGGGGCCCTTGTTGGCAGTGAACCTTACCCtctaatagctgagccatctctacagccccaaatGACTCTCTTTCTAAATCACATGATGGCAATGGTACatgattctctttctttgtgtagcaaAACCTGTGGACATCCAAATTAAGTTCTCCATGGGGGCAATGttatttttcctgagacaggaaaACCAGAGGTCTCTGGGCCACGCCCCTTGGACAACAAGAGGAACCAGAGCCCCAGGGAACCGAAAGGCCTTGGCCCAGGTCACTTGTCTAGTTTGTGACTTCTACAGAATCCTAACCCAGGGACCAACATGTGTGGCCACCACCTCATTCACCTCAAAGAGTTTCTCAAGTACGAAAAGTGATTTTCTTAGCTATTTATCATATTCTAAACTCTGTGAACTGAGATCCAAGCTAAACACATACGCCTGTGCTCATGTctcacctgagccatctcccttggtGGTTAGGGTTCTTGGAGTAGTTGGAGTAGGGTATCCACGAGCAGGGACAACTGGGGCGATCTTGGcttgagtcagaaaaaaaattaaggatcAGGATTTtcagttagttctctcctttcagcgTGTGGGTTACAAAGACAAAACTCAGGGGATCAGGCTTGGCAGTCAGTGAGCTTACCCGCTGAGCCCTCTCGCCTGCCCAGGAGTGAGGCTTTTCGTCAGGGAATCcacagggcagcagagaaaacgTGAAAGATGAGAAACGAAAGACACATGCCCTCACCTTCAAACCGGCAtggtcacattcagagagagatAGCACCTATTTCAGACACGTAACCACAGCAGGACGTGGTTGCCATTGCCACAGTCTAGACAGTGATGGAACTACCAGTGTGAGAGTCACACTAAAGCTCATAAACATTGCTTTGTAGAATCCTTTCAGTGATACTTGACTACATTGTACAGCTGAAGAGGTCACACATGATGTAATGCTCCAGATGAccacaaagggtttttttttttttttttttttttttttttttttttttttttttttttttttttgctgagctGTATACCTAACCCTATCTATTATAAACTTTAAAACGTAAGAATAAGTACATAGACACCTCCTTAAGTTGCACATACAACCCAATAGCCTATATTCCTGACTTACCTGAAGAACATATCCCAGATACGGCCATGTCTCTGCCTTGCAGGTGGGGCCCAAGCACCCGAAGGAGGTGGAAAGATCGTAAGACTCAGAGGTGGTAGACGGACCCAAGGAAACAGTCTTCCAGACAACACAGGACcgctgcacatatgaactcacagagacaatgACAGCGCTCACAGACATGCAAAGCCTCAAGCCAcacaaatcccagcactaagatgGGGAAGTGGACGTGGATCCCCACTCCTAAGAAGCTATTTGCATTGACAGCAGCTGGGACAGTGACAGTCCAGCGTCCTCCAACGGAGTGTCCACGGGTATACCAGCCACACCCAAGAGCAGGCCCCTGCCAACACAGATTCCATTTGACCTTGGGCACTTTTTTGGTttgatatttttcatgttttggtTTTACTTGTCTGTTTTGACTGTTGGAGGAGTGTTTGGTTTTGCATTGTGTGCATGTGGCAGGGGCGTCTAAGAGatagaaagaatatgaagttgtGTGGGTAGGAAGGTGGGAGAATCTAGTGAgggttggaggaggggaaagaaaatgatcaaaatgtatAGTATGAAAAAGttaaagcaaaaattaatttaaagaaaggaAGTTTCCACGTGATCTAATGATCAGGCAGGGTCTTGAACCTCTCTCTGGTCTaggcctttcttccccttctctagGCTGCATCCTTGAGTATGAAAACACATGGCAGGTACATCACTGGCCTTCACAGGTGAGGCCTCTTCATCCTGGgccttcccatcccacccccaggaCTGTAACTAGAGGTGATAATAATCCATATGTGTATTATTATATCATGACCCACGGGTGATTCTTATAAACAAAGAGGACATGGGAAGGGTTTACTCACCTGGTCTGACTTCTAATTCCaggtttaattttttatcattccCTAGACCAGGGAATTGTACCCGGCAGCAGTAGGTCCCATGGTCAGCTAGAGTCACATTCTCTATGGTCAAGGACACATCTCCTTTGAGGAAATTCCCCTTTAGCTGGTATCTTCTGGATTTCTGATGTGTCACATTTCTTTCATCAGTGCTGAGCACCCAATTGGCACACTGTGACCAAGGACAGGGTCCCCTGCCCCAGCACACAGGCACAGGTGTCCCATAGGCAAGTAGATTGTAGTCGCAGGGCAGATACGCATTCTTACCGACCTCGACTATAACTGCATCTTCCAAAGACCCTacacagagaggggaggagggccaGAGAGTGAGGCAGTGGGTCCATTTCTGTTGCAAATGCATCATAGAATTAAAGAGGGCACTGTGGCTGCTCTGTTGGGAGGAGGATTGATGGTGGCAATGATTCTTTGTCACCAAAGGAACCAGCGAGTCCTGTTCAAACACTTACTATGATTGACCATCCCTCTAACCCGGGAGCTTGGCAGGTGGAGATAGGAAGATCCCAAACTAGCCTGCATGATGAAAtcatctctcaaaaaataaattaacagtcCAGAAAGTGATgactgcctttaatccctgtactgaGGAGTCTGTGGCAGAaatgcagtgagtttgaggccagcgtgggcaACCTCTGCTCATTCCCTAAAATGACTGCCTCCATAGGTCTGAGAAGGAACATGAGAACCTGCATGTCTCTCAGTTCCCATGTGTGTGGGCCCTTGATCCCCACCCACATTCTGACAAAAACACATACTTTTCAGCCCTCAAAGAAAATTGTGAACAGTTTTTTGAAGATTAAAAAACCTGGGCTAATGGAATCAACATTCAGAAAAATGAGAATTGTTGGCCAGGAAAATGACCCACCTGTCTGGTCTAGCTGTCTGTTCATTAGCAAAGGAAAGGTAACCTAATTCtcaatctctcctctctctctctctctctctctctctctctctctctctctctctctctctctctgagataaAAGTtctgacaaaacaaaactagtAGCTTGCATATTTGAAACTCTTCAAATGTTGTACTGAAGTTTAAATTCCTTTAtaacaacacacaccacacacacacacacacacacacacacacacacacacttctatatGATAAAGTATTTAAACCACATAAAAGATACTTGAAAGCAGGACCACCTCTCCCAATTCTTCCCAtcccccagtttcccctcctggAGCTCAACCATTAAAAAACATCCATACACTGCTGCCTCCTGGCAAGTCTTACACAAGTAACTGGGCACCTTGGTTCTGTCTGTAGCATTGTGATTCCCAGAAACTGTATCAGGTTGTTGAATTAGGCTCCCTGCTTCTCTCATGGTTATGTCTTATTTACTTACCCGGTCTCCACTGTGGACATTTAGGTTACTTCCCAACATATGCTATTAGAAATAGCATCACTACACCCATCCTCTATCTCTGTCTTGCCCTCTGTGTGATAATCTTTCTCCATATGAAAAGTTAACCGGCCCAGACTTACTTGCAAGTAGCAGTAGCAACAGCAGCAGGACACAGTTGAAAATAAGATGTGAAAACATTAGTACTTGCCAGGGAAGAGCAAAGGCCAGCTCAGTGTAGGCACAGCTTTAGGTCTCCAGTTAAAATGGTGCTTCCTCTAACTTCTGTCTACCCCAGATTCATGAGGGCTGACCACACCCTCTGAGGGTCAACCTACTTCCCAGGGTGTCTGACCACACGAGGTTCCCGTGTTAGTACAGCTAGTTACATCTGAGAATGTTCCCATTCTGCATCATGTCACAGTAGACAAAGCCTGCTGGCACCCTGACATTTATCAAGTGAAATCAACAAAAAGGAAGCAGTATTTCAGGGAAGGAAAAGTATTAGTCACAGCAAGAGGGAGAGAGTCTTCTAACATCTCAGATAAAACAGCCTGAGATGGTCCATGTATAAACCCAGCTGGTTACTAaggaacaaaaaaatataaacatgtcaCTCATGTATTCGTGCTGTCAGGTCCCTCTTCATCAATCAAGCCTCTGACTGCTGTGCTCGCAGCACCTGGAGTGGGAACTGAAGCAATGAAGCCGGACgtgtggcccacacctttaatcccagctgctgggaggcagagagaggcaggcggatctcagactttaaggccagcctggtctacagagctggagttccaggagttcctacacagagaaaccctgtctggctaaataaataaataaataagcaagcaagcagtgaATGTTATATTTCTTATCTTTACATGTATAAATTACTTCCATGCCAATCGAGAGCCCAGTTCTAATCCTGGGTCTAATACATTTTAGAATGTAATCTATAAGCTTATTGCATCTGAATTTCCTTGTTTATAACggcattatgagacaaggaaacGGTCAATTCACCATTAgaagtggtgcatgcttttataATTCCcgtctcaggaggctgagataggaggatcactgaggaggaggccagcctgggctacacagaacgCCCTCTGTTAATGATGCTGAAAAAGTGTGTCAGCATTGTATGCAAAGCCCCCAAATCATTCCAATTTGACCTTCAAAGTTTCAAAACCTTTCGTTTAGGAAACACATACTTCTTCAGCAATGTTTTTTTGCCCACTATTTGGACAGAGCTGTGTGGCCCTCACTATTCCATCCCATCTCTGTTCCCCTGGAGGAAAGGGGGACTTTGAACAGAAATTGTCAGAATGTGTGAAGTTAAGCCATGCCAGTTATGATCAAGCTACCATGTCAGACACCAGCACTCTCAGCTGTTGAAGATAAATGTTGACATTTATCTAGACACCTTCAAAACAAAAGCTTTGCCACAGAGGGAAGTCAACTTACAGACTGTGTGATTTCTGAAAACCCCCTGGGTTTTTGCTGAGTCAGCCCTTCTTGGCTTCCCTGACACTCACTTTACCTTAGAGGCATTTAATCTAAATATCTAGCTTGTTCAGTGTGAGAAATTCCACAGTGCCATGGAACGAGGGCTACTCAAGAGATGCTGTTTACTCCCTCATGTTACAGATAAGAGAGAGTCAAGGAGAATGACTGGTCCCAAGGTACGTGTTTAGCAGTGTAGAGAAAGACCGCCCCCTGAGTCCTAGACTTGCACAATAAACTATGCTGCATGAATTTAATGTCTTTACCTGGACCACTGCTAGCAACTTGTGGGAAGTATTCCTGTATAATGGAGAGAGGGTTAAACCTGAGGCTGAGGCCATATTTACTCTGCAAAGGTCTTGGGGGAAGATTCCCAAAGCACCAGCTTGTAGTTCTGTGTTGTCCATTCGGTGGCAGTCCCGAGAACTGAGAAAAACTTTTActgccttgctttgttttttcttggctttgttttgtttgacatgaGGTCTGATGTAATCTAGGCTGAtctagaactctctgtgtagcccaggacaggttggcctcaaacttctcATCCTCCATGCCTCTTCTGCCTAAGAACTAGCATTGTACATACGGTCCCTCATGCCCATTT containing:
- the LOC119812519 gene encoding hepatitis A virus cellular receptor 2 homolog isoform X2 — protein: MFSHLIFNCVLLLLLLLLARSLEDAVIVEVGKNAYLPCDYNLLAYGTPVPVCWGRGPCPWSQCANWVLSTDERNVTHQKSRRYQLKGNFLKGDVSLTIENVTLADHGTYCCRVQFPGLGNDKKLNLELEVRPETQTMGTLQDKNLTQISTWTDEMKDSGEAIRTAVYIGVGVSAGLALTLIFGVLFLKWYSYKKKKLQNSSLITLANLPPVGLTNAGAGRHRSEENVYTIEENIYEIENANEYYCYVTSGQPS
- the LOC119812519 gene encoding hepatitis A virus cellular receptor 2 homolog isoform X1; amino-acid sequence: MFSHLIFNCVLLLLLLLLARSLEDAVIVEVGKNAYLPCDYNLLAYGTPVPVCWGRGPCPWSQCANWVLSTDERNVTHQKSRRYQLKGNFLKGDVSLTIENVTLADHGTYCCRVQFPGLGNDKKLNLELEVRPAKIAPVVPARGYPTPTTPRTLTTKGDGSETQTMGTLQDKNLTQISTWTDEMKDSGEAIRTAVYIGVGVSAGLALTLIFGVLFLKWYSYKKKKLQNSSLITLANLPPVGLTNAGAGRHRSEENVYTIEENIYEIENANEYYCYVTSGQPS